From the Saccharomycodes ludwigii strain NBRC 1722 chromosome I, whole genome shotgun sequence genome, one window contains:
- the PML39 gene encoding Pml39p (similar to Saccharomyces cerevisiae YML107C | PML39 | Pre-mRNA Leakage) — MTEKFGKEKNHTVTTTNIGNIYSTNNIEYQEYSNKLRKILDKNVIGADSKNSDRLNVTRLYKIDKHYCSKIKKNDKEQQSILKYNNMTFFLNEKLSPIVKHINNSIKLLTESYLIFDPQSFNPVIIASHGWSLLNRKNKNKYKNTIFLYCDICHKMLCFTFDAHNYCSFDFLKKDLVTFDKHKYTAQLVSAHSKSCYWHTHTFDYLNKYYITENNLILDVERLGHGNEISTELSPSLKLQGWDPFESTDSNKYVKCKMCFKICQIQEIQNNDFNRHETWCRYRSNLEILVKKLGTHNDTDDKTVEFFDRVKKLEIFLESL, encoded by the coding sequence ATGACTGAGAAGTTTGGAAAGGAGAAAAATCATACAGTCACTACCACTAATATTGGAAACATTTATAGTACTAACAACATAGAATACCAGGAATATTCTAATAAACTCCGAAAAATATTAGACAAGAATGTAATTGGTGCAGATAGTAAAAATTCTGATCGTCTTAACGTTACTAGACTTTACAAAATAGATAAACATTATTGTTCTAAAATTAAGAAGAATGACAAAGAACAACAaagtatattaaaatataataacatgaccttttttttaaacgaAAAACTTTCTCCAATAGTGAAACATATTAACAATTCTATCAAATTGCTAACAGAAAGCTATTTGATATTTGACCCACAAAGCTTCAATCCCGTTATAATAGCATCACACGGTTGGTCGTTGCTCAAtcgaaaaaataaaaacaaatacaaaaatacaatttttttatattgtgACATTTGTCATAAGATGTTATGTTTTACATTTGATGCCCATAATTATTGctcttttgattttttaaaaaaggacCTCGTTACTTTTGACAAACATAAATATACAGCTCAATTAGTTTCTGCTCATAGTAAAAGTTGCTATTGGCATACTCATACTTTTGATtatctaaataaatattatatcacagaaaataatttgataTTGGATGTGGAAAGATTAGGACATGGTAATGAAATTTCCACAGAATTGTCCCCCTCATTGAAATTACAAGGATGGGATCCTTTTGAATCAACTGATAGTAACAAGTACGTTAAATGTAAGATGTGCTTTAAAATATGCCAAATTCAAGAAATTCAAAACAATGATTTCAATAGACATGAGACTTGGTGCAGATATCGTTCGAATCTTGAGATtttagttaaaaaattaggTACTCACAATGATACTGATGACAAAACAGTTGAGTTTTTTGATAGAGTTAAAAAGCtggaaatttttttggaaagttTGTGA
- a CDS encoding uncharacterized protein (similar to Saccharomyces cerevisiae YMR273C | ZDS1 | Zillion Different Screens (paralog of YML109W | ZDS2)) yields MTNITNHTSNNSNNGHKRFSNSQLYQNKRKSQVLIAAQSLDQELQNVKHLKRISIGSIDGNVDPDLEYVINTNNNDNDHFYTSVATNSTINENIKDSAQTKQSHLVSKSIPNNSAGHRFKGEENNTPAISGRNGHCLSEQNEEEKGYEDDNDNDDDDDDDDATVLNKTGTEYLGNNNYYNESHHINRSLSSSAMVPRRSSHRKISGSRSISSGLASARLDSKNNNINELGKKEIQSLLWVPASQHPNVKPENYLELVQDKLQTLTIEDEQSKKKPQTNNNAYSLSRTPSRLRKSYTEEDLEEALEQNKANSNDNDGDANTSLTSTESSFGESPIRIISLKQITDELTRLSNNAGIIGTDAASLARSLSMTATGEFYNNDTTSITENEHAGIDVNKQGQDKKKVNNDNYRITNGDEELKKGSMATASPSPSQKEQEKTKVGEKRQEQEETEKGNDRKENKSENDEEEIYASNIMGKHSISIPQRSVLRRSKFTTYRKKSLTKNNLDNQNKLTVSVTASGDEGNGSDSGNSNHTISKEKEDEINEEEDDDMISMVTAKDMEEDFEKKNDLKRNSQVSLTHKENKTKIGDDGGINLEGENIKLDQGKIEHNKRKINWLGKVKDNTTTDNNDEDQRTYTEKEHLENVNHSRNRNYAISSSSHNNESDIDSVHSTSSGRSSVENKRHVTVRRKHAQHDIAKQQQQQQQQQQQQQQQQQQQQQQQQQQQQQQQHHHHHHHRHHHHQQHHDEPAHTQSQVKPSHQSQHQNASTNSIPATGPSFRKHTVEEQVDNSHDTHHVKDGNNYSDHHNNNNKSGTNDSNPSISKHQFRSSSKKSNKFMDIIKKHINENKRKLSGSSTTQPPLSSDHTHAHSHSNKIVDNTQVSTGEQQQTVQNTAIPEKKDDDFKDKDGLQPAVTLVSNNNNNKHSNTDVNSQIHIEYRELSDEDTNSLNSFSNTVNISSNEDTATESPDNNDKILSDNTAISETATADVPANNDSTTDIEKQSIVPPLPARKLIFEDVIRPERPNSPMQYRDSSFGFPLPPLTVSTVIMFDQRLPISMERAIYRLSHMKLSDSKRELRQQVLLSNFMYAYLNLVNHSLYLQKIEEEKQENVQSV; encoded by the coding sequence ATGACCAATATCACCAATCATACTTCCAATAATTCAAACAATGGACACAAACGATTTAGTAATTCACAATTATACCAAAATAAACGGAAATCTCAAGTTTTAATTGCAGCACAATCTCTAGATCAAGAACTACAAAACGtcaaacatttaaaaagaatatcaATAGGATCCATTGACGGGAATGTGGATCCAGATTTGGAGTATGTTATAAATACTAACAACAATGACAATGATCATTTCTACACCAGTGTCGCTACCAATTCAAccattaatgaaaatataaaagataGTGCACAAACGAAACAGTCCCATTTGGTTTCTAAATCAATACCAAATAACTCAGCTGGTCATCGTTTCAAGGGGGAAGAGAATAATACACCTGCCATTAGTGGAAGGAATGGTCATTGTTTAAGTGAACAGAATGAGGAAGAGAAAGGATATgaagatgataatgataatgatgatgatgatgatgatgatgatgctACTGTTCTAAATAAAACAGGGACCGAGTATTtgggtaataataattattataatgaaTCACATCACATAAACAGAAGCTTGAGCAGCTCTGCTATGGTGCCTAGAAGATCCTCTCATAGGAAAATAAGTGGAAGTAGATCTATATCTTCTGGATTGGCTAGCGCAAGATTGGATAgtaagaataataacataaatGAATTGGgcaaaaaggaaatacaAAGTTTATTATGGGTTCCTGCTAGCCAACATCCCAATGTCAAGCCTGAAAACTATTTAGAATTGGTTCAAGATAAATTGCAAACTTTAACTATAGAAGATGAGCAGAGTAAAAAGAAACCTCAAACCAATAACAATGCATACAGCCTGTCAAGAACACCCTCTAGATTACGTAAATCATACACTGAAGAAGATCTCGAAGAAGCTCTAGAACAAAATAAAGCTAATAGTAATGACAATGACGGTGATGCTAATACCTCTTTGACAAGCACCGAAAGCAGTTTTGGAGAGTCTCCAATAAgaataatttctttaaaacaaattacCGATGAATTAACAAGACTATCTAATAATGCTGGTATTATCGGTACTGATGCTGCTTCTCTAGCTAGATCTTTAAGTATGACGGCTACTGGtgaattttataataacgACACCACTTCAATTACAGAAAATGAACATGCTGGTATTGATGTTAATAAACAAGGACAagataagaaaaaagttaataacGATAACTATCGAATAACAAATGGAGATGAAGaactaaaaaaaggatCAATGGCAACAGCATCACCATCACCATCACAAAaggaacaagaaaaaacaaaagtgGGAGAAAAACGACAAGAACAGGAAGAGACGGAGAAAGGAAATgatagaaaagaaaataaaagtgaaaatgatgaagaGGAAATATATGCATCTAATATTATGGGGAAACATTCCATTTCTATTCCTCAAAGATCAGTCTTAAGAAGATCTAAATTTACAActtatagaaaaaaatctttaactaaaaataatttagatAACCAAAACAAATTGACAGTATCAGTAACAGCATCAGGTGATGAAGGCAACGGCTCAGATTCCGGAAACTCCAATCATACCATTTCTAAGGAGAAGGAGGACGAAATCAATGAGGAGGAGGACGATGATATGATTTCCATGGTAACTGCCAAGGACATGGAGgaagattttgaaaaaaaaaatgatttgaaGAGAAATAGTCAAGTTTCATTGACccataaagaaaataaaacaaaaataggCGACGATGGTGGCATTAATCTTGAAGgagaaaatataaagttgGATCAAGGTAAAATTGAGCATAACAAGCGTAAAATTAATTGGTTGGGTAAAGTTAAGGATAACACTACaactgataataatgacgAAGATCAAAGAACCTATACAGAAAAAGAACATTTAGAAAACGTAAATCATTCGCGGAACAGGAATTATGCTATTTCATCCTCGTCGCATAACAATGAGAGCGACATTGATTCTGTTCATAGTACCAGTAGTGGTAGATCTAGTGTGGAGAACAAACGACACGTTACTGTAAGGAGAAAGCATGCACAACACGATATTGctaaacaacaacagcaacaacaacagcaacaacaacagcaacaacaacagcaacaacaacagcaacaacaacagcaacaacaacagcagcaacaacaacatcaccaccaccaccatcatcgccatcatcatcaccaaCAACATCATGATGAACCTGCTCATACTCAAAGTCAAGTTAAACCATCTCATCAATCACAGCATCAAAATGCTTCAACAAATAGTATACCAGCTACTGGCCCTAGTTTTAGAAAGCATACCGTTGAGGAACAGGTTGATAATTCGCATGATACTCATCATGTCAAAGATGGCAATAATTACTCTGACCatcacaataataacaataaaagtGGAACTAACGATAGTAATCCATCAATTAGCAAACATCAATTTCGTTCTTCATCCAAGAAAAGCAATAAATTTATGGATATCATTAAAAAGCACATAAACGAAAACAAACGTAAATTAAGTGGAAGCTCAACAACACAACCACCTTTGTCAAGTGATCATACTCATGCTCATAGTCATAGTAACAaaattgttgataataCTCAAGTGTCAACAGGcgaacaacaacaaacaGTACAAAATACTGCTAttccagaaaaaaaagatgatgattttaaagataaagacGGTTTACAGCCCGCAGTAACTTTGGtaagtaataacaataacaataaacaTTCTAACACTGATGTAAATTCACAGATTCACATTGAATACAGAGAATTGAGTGATGAAGATACCAATTCTTTAAACtctttttcaaatactGTGAACATAAGTAGCAATGAAGACACCGCAACAGAGTCGCCcgataataatgacaaaatattatcagaTAATACTGCTATTAGTGAAACTGCCACAGCAGATGTACCAGCTAACAACGATAGCACTACTGATATCGAAAAACAATCTATAGTGCCACCATTGCCCGCcagaaaattaatttttgagGACGTAATAAGACCAGAAAGGCCTAATTCTCCAATGCAGTATAGAGATAGTTCATTTGGGTTTCCATTACCACCATTAACTGTTTCCACAGTTATTATGTTTGATCAAAGATTACCGATCAGTATGGAAAGAGCTATCTATAGGTTAAGTCATATGAAATTAAGCGATTCTAAGAGGGAATTAAGACAACAAGTGTTATTGAGTAATTTCATGTATgcttatttaaatttagtgAACCATAGTTtgtatttacaaaaaattgaagaggaaaaacaagaaaatgtACAATCAGTCTAA
- the PPA2 gene encoding inorganic diphosphatase PPA2 (similar to Saccharomyces cerevisiae YMR267W | PPA2 | PyroPhosphatAse) — protein MNRFIQQGAKFTSNFKQYLKLPNHNAGSYFHDIQLRNFENISNKNIVNMVVEVPRWSNAKFEISKSIPLNPIVQDTKKGKLRFVNNIFPYHGYIHNYGAIPQTWEDPTLAIASMDNLKGDNDPLDICEIGNTGILSTGDIVQVKVLGSLALIDDGELDWKIIGINIKDPLANVVNDLNDVAENFPGLLAATKTWFRDYKIPSGKPKNKFFGDYKNVDETIQVIENCHKAWQALINNYDNIDYTDKPWINNSTNNIGFNVIQDTRLPDAPIDPSINTWCYLK, from the coding sequence ATGAATCGTTTTATCCAGCAAGGTGCTAAATTTACCtcaaattttaaacaatatCTAAAGTTACCGAACCATAATGCAGGTTCGTACTTTCATGATATACAATTAAGAAATTTTGAGAATATttccaacaaaaatattgtaaatATGGTTGTTGAAGTTCCACGTTGGAGCAACgctaaatttgaaattagtAAAAGCATCCCATTAAATCCTATTGTTCAAGATACAAAAAAGGGCAAATTAAGAtttgtaaataatatattccCATACCATGGTTACATCCATAATTATGGGGCCATTCCACAAACATGGGAAGATCCTACTCTAGCAATTGCATCCATGGACAATTTAAAGGGTGACAATGATCCATTAGACATATGTGAAATTGGTAATACCGGCATATTAAGTACGGGTGACATTGTCCAAGTTAAGGTATTGGGTAGTTTGGCCCTTATTGATGATGGTGAATTAGATTGGAAAATCAttggtattaatattaaagatCCATTAGCAAATGTGGTTAATGATTTAAATGATGTTGCGGAAAACTTTCCAGGATTATTAGCCGCAACAAAAACGTGGTTTAGAGATTATAAGATTCCAAGTGGTAAacctaaaaataaattttttgggGATTACAAAAATGTGGATGAAACGATCCAGGTTATTGAAAATTGTCATAAAGCTTGGCAAGcgttaattaataattatgataatattgattATACAGATAAACCTTggattaataatagtacgAATAATATTGGTTTCAATGTCATTCAAGATACTAGATTACCGGATGCTCCAATTGACCCAAGTATCAATACATGGTGTTATTTGAAATAG
- the RCE1 gene encoding CAAX prenyl protease (similar to Saccharomyces cerevisiae YMR274C | RCE1 | Ras and a-factor Converting Enzyme), with the protein MMDPFISATLTFIISFSYILAIYLPDFSLFLKNKEKKNTKLKRDDPKEIKKRAIKVSLVIIFNILIFYKWEYFSSFLSPTDSKISLFELGLIPGYNLITIKGTKIRYWEYDLKLYFFNCLKISKLFLILFIGPLADQLFNYILYCKYYNNSNNNKNINNSRKIILSAISFDIWGFRNYVFGPITEEIVYTGITLYNYNFKNYWGLPLFFGLAHIHHGYELYHENKSLLNIVVIVFIQLSYTTLFGYLTNTIYLKYNGNLMGCILFHSFANYMGFPSLSPRCLYENPILLKYSSENTNIKNRNGICMFLVKVIRLIYFVLLIIGLLDFTVKVFTL; encoded by the coding sequence atgatggACCCATTCATTTCTGCTACCTTAACttttataatatcattttcgTATATTTTGGCAATTTACCTACCAGACTTTTCcctctttttaaaaaacaaagagaagaaaaataccAAACTAAAAAGGGACGATCCTAAagagattaaaaaaagggcTATTAAAGTTAgtttagtaataatatttaatattttaatattttataaatggGAGTATTTTTCCAGTTTTCTATCCCCAACAGACTCTAAGATTTCCCTATTTGAATTAGGATTAATACCGGgttataatttaataacgATTAAAGGGACAAAAATCAGATATTGGGAAtatgatttaaaattatatttttttaattgtctTAAAATAAGCAAACTTTTTctgattttatttattggacCTTTGGCAGATCAATTGttcaattatatattatattgtaaatattataataatagcaacaacaacaagaatattaataatagcagGAAAATTATTCTCAGTGCGATATCTTTTGATATTTGGGGGTTTAGGAATTATGTGTTTGGCCCAATTACCGAGGAAATAGTCTATACTGGTATAACTTTATATaactataattttaaaaactattGGGGGttaccattattttttgggtTAGCGCATATTCACCATGGATACGAACTATACCATGAGAACAAATCTCTATTAAACATTGTTGTGAtagtttttattcaattgaGTTATACGACGTTATTTGGGTATTTAACAAATACTATATATCTTAAATATAACGGGAATTTGATGGGATGTATACTATTTCATAGTTTTGCAAATTATATGGGATTTCCATCATTGAGTCCGAGATGTTTATACGAGAATCcgattttattaaaatattcttcTGAAAACACAAATATTAAGAATAGAAATGGAATTTGTATGTTTTTGGTAAAAGTTATTAGgttgatatattttgttcttttaataattggATTGTTAGATTTTACAGTTAAGGTATTTACATTGTGA